One genomic segment of Hymenobacter psoromatis includes these proteins:
- a CDS encoding S8 family peptidase: protein MATRPPAPRVFQPENLTQTVIALPLLQQLAEEHQRLRPPQARAKAPAAPPLPRLLGVVIDLNLDYPGGRAGAMQWVVDALNELVPPLTATEAHRAAGLNADQHPKNQYSQQYLFVRLEAAVIEALVVRDKQRNDATPRPATQGPAGPKAIYHIWPDFEIKPLLNKSLATVKGDAAHASYAAVGSGIVWAVLDSGIDASHPHFATYRNLELSLPLHHADFTGAPAAAGGVGAPDPALQDGTGHGTHVAGIIAGAWPAGPPPQAYNRQRDEQGTITYVPVAVPVISGVAPQCKLVSLKVMDAQGQGQASSLIAAIGLIQEINGYGRRLLIHGVNMSVGYDFEPEWFACGRSPLCVEVDRLVRSGVVVVVAAGNTGYGVAQSQFNGIISAGMSLTINDPGNADLAITVGSTHRDMPHVYGVSYFSSKGPTGDGRPKPDLVAPGEKILSCAAGDKRQEMTDKGLPCDYLEDSGTSMAAPHVSGAIAAFLSIRREFIGEPEKVKDIFLTSATDLKRERYFQGSGLVDLMRAIQSV from the coding sequence ATGGCTACCCGCCCCCCCGCCCCCAGGGTGTTTCAGCCCGAAAACCTGACCCAGACGGTTATCGCCCTCCCCCTGCTGCAGCAGCTGGCCGAGGAGCATCAGCGCCTGCGCCCACCCCAAGCCCGCGCCAAAGCCCCCGCCGCCCCGCCGCTACCCCGCCTGCTGGGCGTGGTCATCGACCTCAACCTGGACTACCCAGGGGGCCGGGCCGGCGCTATGCAGTGGGTAGTAGACGCCCTCAACGAGCTGGTGCCGCCGCTCACGGCCACCGAGGCCCACCGCGCGGCGGGCCTGAATGCCGACCAGCACCCCAAAAACCAGTACAGCCAGCAGTACCTGTTCGTGCGCCTCGAAGCCGCCGTGATTGAGGCACTGGTGGTCCGCGACAAGCAGCGCAACGACGCTACCCCCCGCCCCGCCACCCAGGGCCCGGCCGGCCCCAAGGCCATCTACCACATCTGGCCCGACTTTGAAATCAAGCCCTTGCTCAACAAGTCGTTAGCCACGGTGAAGGGCGATGCGGCCCACGCTTCCTACGCGGCCGTGGGCAGCGGCATCGTGTGGGCCGTGCTCGACTCGGGCATCGATGCCAGCCACCCGCACTTCGCCACCTACCGCAACCTGGAGCTGAGCCTGCCGCTGCACCACGCCGACTTTACCGGCGCTCCGGCCGCCGCCGGGGGGGTAGGGGCGCCCGACCCAGCCCTGCAGGATGGTACCGGCCACGGCACCCACGTGGCGGGCATCATCGCGGGCGCGTGGCCCGCCGGCCCGCCCCCGCAGGCCTACAACCGGCAGCGCGACGAGCAGGGCACCATCACCTACGTGCCGGTGGCCGTGCCCGTTATCAGCGGTGTTGCGCCCCAGTGTAAGCTGGTCAGCCTCAAGGTGATGGATGCCCAGGGCCAGGGCCAGGCCAGCAGCCTGATTGCCGCCATCGGCCTCATTCAGGAAATTAACGGCTACGGCCGCCGCCTGCTCATTCACGGCGTGAATATGAGCGTGGGCTATGACTTTGAGCCCGAGTGGTTTGCCTGCGGCCGCAGCCCGCTCTGCGTGGAGGTAGACCGCCTGGTGCGCTCGGGCGTAGTTGTGGTGGTGGCGGCTGGCAACACCGGCTACGGCGTGGCCCAGAGCCAGTTCAACGGCATCATCTCGGCCGGCATGAGCCTGACTATCAATGACCCTGGCAACGCCGACCTGGCCATCACGGTGGGCTCGACGCACCGCGACATGCCCCACGTCTACGGCGTGTCCTACTTCTCGTCCAAAGGCCCCACCGGCGACGGCCGCCCGAAACCCGACCTCGTGGCTCCCGGCGAAAAAATCCTCTCCTGCGCCGCCGGTGATAAGCGCCAGGAAATGACCGATAAAGGCCTGCCATGCGACTACCTCGAAGACAGCGGCACCAGCATGGCCGCGCCCCACGTGTCGGGTGCCATCGCAGCCTTCCTCTCCATCCGCCGCGAATTCATCGGCGAGCCCGAAAAGGTAAAAGACATCTTCCTCACTTCCGCCACCGACCTCAAGCGCGAGCGCTACTTCCAGGGCAGTGGCCTGGTCGATTTGATGCGCGCCATTCAATCGGTGTAG
- a CDS encoding major royal jelly family protein produces MRTLLALLPIAGLLAACTGGTGTEKSTSVATPPPVSTSESAKKLVSVATSDTIWNGVAVSDNDRIFVLFPHNEGHPGTRIGELKNGKVTPYPSRAWNAWTKEGDPAKQAFVRTNSLRFGPDGLLWIVDTGTPKSDAPPITDGPKLLAFDIAKNQLVKSIPLDKYVKRKSFVDDLRFHGDMIYVTDAGAPGLILLNQKTGVGRRLLDGDTTTTARRPMYGEGKKMVKPDGSDVALHADQMEVSPDGKYYYFQTAAGPMYRVETKYLDDPKISSADLAKQVTYFFNSPTCGGTTIDAAGNIYVADANEKRILKVTPDAKSSVLVQDPRLVWADALWIDHAGNLWIPVPQMNRTAGFQKGVETVAFPVHLSKMPIGAQPFRD; encoded by the coding sequence ATGCGTACCCTTCTTGCCCTGCTGCCCATTGCCGGGCTGCTGGCCGCCTGCACCGGCGGTACCGGCACCGAAAAATCGACCAGCGTGGCCACCCCGCCGCCCGTCTCCACTTCCGAAAGCGCCAAAAAGCTGGTGTCGGTGGCCACGTCTGATACCATCTGGAACGGCGTGGCCGTCAGCGATAACGACCGGATATTCGTGCTGTTTCCGCACAATGAAGGCCACCCTGGCACCCGCATCGGCGAGCTGAAAAATGGGAAGGTGACGCCCTACCCCTCCCGCGCCTGGAATGCCTGGACCAAGGAGGGCGACCCCGCCAAACAGGCGTTCGTGCGCACCAACTCCCTGCGTTTCGGCCCCGATGGCCTGCTTTGGATTGTGGACACCGGCACGCCCAAGAGTGACGCCCCGCCCATCACCGATGGCCCCAAGCTGCTGGCCTTCGACATTGCTAAAAACCAGCTGGTGAAGTCTATTCCGCTCGATAAGTACGTGAAGCGCAAGAGCTTCGTAGATGACCTGCGCTTCCACGGCGACATGATTTACGTGACTGATGCCGGCGCGCCGGGCCTCATTCTTCTCAACCAAAAAACGGGGGTAGGGCGCCGCCTGCTCGACGGCGACACGACTACTACCGCCCGCCGCCCTATGTATGGCGAGGGCAAAAAGATGGTAAAACCCGACGGCAGCGACGTTGCCCTGCACGCCGACCAAATGGAGGTGTCGCCCGATGGTAAATATTACTATTTTCAGACCGCCGCCGGCCCCATGTACCGCGTCGAAACCAAGTACCTGGACGACCCCAAAATCAGCTCGGCCGACCTGGCCAAGCAGGTAACATACTTCTTCAACTCGCCCACTTGCGGCGGCACCACCATTGACGCGGCCGGCAATATCTATGTAGCCGATGCCAACGAAAAGCGCATCCTCAAAGTGACGCCCGATGCTAAGAGCAGTGTGCTGGTGCAGGACCCGCGCCTCGTCTGGGCCGATGCCCTGTGGATTGACCACGCCGGCAACCTCTGGATTCCGGTACCGCAGATGAACCGCACGGCCGGCTTCCAGAAGGGGGTAGAGACGGTTGCCTTTCCCGTGCATCTATCCAAAATGCCCATCGGCGCTCAGCCATTCCGAGATTGA
- a CDS encoding DUF7710 domain-containing protein: MNEVWVFHGAGGRFTSSVFASQAQAEEFIQRYRLTGCLTKYPVGISVYDWAVKEQLFEHKKPAHYEAGFIQRFTTASQEHYYYDPDDLG; this comes from the coding sequence ATGAACGAAGTTTGGGTATTTCACGGGGCTGGCGGCCGGTTTACCAGCAGCGTTTTTGCTTCGCAGGCGCAAGCCGAAGAGTTTATTCAGCGCTACCGGCTAACCGGCTGCCTGACTAAATACCCCGTTGGAATAAGTGTCTACGATTGGGCCGTGAAGGAGCAACTATTTGAACATAAGAAGCCTGCGCACTATGAAGCTGGGTTTATTCAGCGCTTCACTACCGCCAGTCAGGAGCATTATTATTACGACCCTGACGACTTAGGCTGA
- a CDS encoding glycoside hydrolase family 125 protein — translation MNRRLFVRDAGLLTAGSFFALPPLLAATVPAFPVVRPAAGQRRFRSRAVENAITEFQRTVKDPELGWLFGNCFPNTLDTTVTPGTRAGRPDTYVITGDIDAMWLRDSSAQVWPYLQFVAQDAALRQLVAGVINRQAQCILKDPYANAFYNDPAKVGEWKSDHTAMQPGVHERKWEVDSLCYPIRLAYHYWKTTGDTQPFDADWRRAITLIVKTFREQQRKTSPGPYHFQRETLTSADTQPLAGYGYPVRPCGLLASAFRPSDDATLLPFLVPSNFFAVASLRQAALMLNDIYHDAADYKELMAFADEIAVALRQHALVTHPDFGQVYAYEVDGFGGHILMDDANVPSLLALPYLGAIPLNEPIYQNTRRLVLSAANPFFFKGSAAEGIGGPHVGLNMIWPIALTMRGLTSTNDAEIKACIQALKTTHAGTGYMHESFNKDDPAKFTRAWFAWANTLFGEFLWKTYRERPALLG, via the coding sequence ATGAATCGTCGCCTGTTTGTGCGGGATGCGGGCCTGCTGACTGCCGGCTCTTTCTTCGCCCTACCCCCCTTGCTGGCGGCCACGGTGCCGGCTTTCCCGGTGGTGCGGCCGGCGGCGGGCCAGCGCCGCTTCCGCAGCCGGGCGGTCGAAAACGCCATTACCGAGTTTCAGCGGACGGTGAAAGACCCGGAGCTGGGCTGGCTCTTCGGCAACTGCTTTCCGAATACCCTGGACACCACCGTGACGCCCGGCACCCGCGCCGGCCGGCCCGATACCTACGTCATCACCGGCGACATCGACGCCATGTGGCTGCGCGATTCATCGGCCCAGGTGTGGCCCTATTTACAGTTTGTGGCCCAGGACGCGGCGCTGCGCCAGCTGGTGGCGGGCGTGATTAACCGCCAGGCCCAGTGCATCTTAAAAGACCCCTACGCCAACGCGTTTTACAATGACCCCGCCAAAGTGGGCGAGTGGAAATCGGACCACACCGCCATGCAGCCCGGCGTGCATGAGCGCAAGTGGGAGGTCGATTCGCTGTGCTACCCCATCCGGCTGGCGTATCACTACTGGAAAACGACCGGCGACACCCAGCCCTTCGACGCCGACTGGCGCCGGGCTATTACGCTGATTGTAAAAACGTTCCGCGAGCAGCAGCGCAAAACTAGTCCCGGTCCCTACCACTTCCAGCGCGAAACGCTGACTTCGGCCGACACCCAGCCGCTGGCCGGCTACGGCTACCCGGTGCGGCCCTGCGGCCTACTTGCCTCGGCCTTCCGGCCCAGCGACGACGCCACGCTGCTACCCTTTTTGGTGCCCAGCAACTTCTTCGCCGTGGCCAGCCTGCGCCAGGCCGCGCTCATGCTCAATGATATCTACCACGACGCGGCCGACTACAAAGAGTTGATGGCCTTCGCCGATGAAATCGCGGTGGCCCTGCGCCAGCACGCGCTCGTTACGCATCCCGATTTCGGGCAAGTGTATGCCTATGAGGTAGATGGCTTCGGCGGGCATATCCTGATGGACGATGCCAACGTACCCAGCCTGCTGGCCCTGCCCTACCTCGGGGCCATCCCCCTCAACGAGCCCATTTACCAAAACACGCGCCGGCTGGTGCTCTCGGCCGCTAACCCGTTCTTTTTCAAAGGCTCGGCGGCCGAAGGCATCGGCGGGCCGCACGTGGGCCTGAACATGATTTGGCCCATTGCCCTCACCATGCGCGGCCTCACCAGTACCAACGACGCGGAGATAAAGGCCTGCATTCAAGCCTTGAAAACCACCCACGCCGGCACTGGCTACATGCACGAGTCCTTTAATAAAGATGACCCCGCCAAGTTCACCCGCGCCTGGTTTGCCTGGGCCAACACGCTGTTTGGCGAGTTTTTATGGAAGACGTACCGGGAGCGGCCGGCGCTGCTGGGGTAG
- a CDS encoding helix-turn-helix domain-containing protein: MNSIKPIRSEADYQATLTRLKTILQAQPGDPEFDELEILAILLEAYEARHYPIADPDPIEYIKYKMEEQ, encoded by the coding sequence ATGAATTCCATCAAACCAATTCGCTCCGAAGCCGATTACCAGGCAACACTTACCCGCCTGAAAACTATTCTGCAAGCCCAACCTGGCGACCCTGAATTTGATGAGTTGGAAATCCTGGCTATTCTCCTTGAAGCCTACGAAGCCCGGCACTACCCCATAGCCGACCCCGACCCTATTGAGTATATCAAGTATAAGATGGAGGAGCAATGA
- a CDS encoding IGHMBP2 family helicase: MSNELPTPHAEPYAIEKELRRVQAMLKLEQQEDLEQFKLKNAKATVQERQKRGLTWYPVTITKEDVGFGGKVVIELERPAGQQGLHLFQVGKNAALFGNIPGRSATDRPTLSGVITSVRRNKLLLATTKEDLPDWVSEGGKLGIDLTFDEVSYREMDYALGKVMGAHGDRLADLRDILLGAKPARFRAEKADDIFYPSPLNESQLAAIRHVMAAQDVAIIHGPPGTGKTTTLVQAILETIRRERRVLVCAPSNTAVDLLTEKLAERGVNVIRMGNPSRVSDLLLEHTLDAQVMAHKRYGELRSMRQTAEQYREEASKHTRQFGWEEREQRRLLKEEARALHQEADGLERYITEDLLEQVQVITCTLVGASNRNIRHLTYETVFIDEAAQALEPGCWIPIAKAGRVVLAGDHQQLPPTVKSEKAAKEGLRETLFEKCITRQPDASRMLTVQYRMHEQIMQFSSKQFYEGRLVAAPTVAHSGLDAYDIRFAPDLPVEFLDTAGFGFEEITIPESRSTANPEEADLLLRRLAQLLEPYDAPDHEADPLSIGVIAPYRAQINYLKDAVEESDELSGLLLHRQLSVGTVDSFQGQERDIIAISLTRSNSHGEIGFLSDIRRMNVGMTRARKKLLLVGDSSTLGSHPFYKAFLAYVEGVGGYRTAWELQD; encoded by the coding sequence TTGTCGAACGAACTCCCTACCCCCCACGCCGAGCCTTACGCTATTGAGAAGGAATTGCGCCGCGTGCAGGCCATGCTCAAGCTGGAGCAACAAGAAGATTTAGAGCAGTTTAAGCTGAAGAATGCCAAGGCCACCGTGCAGGAGCGCCAAAAGCGCGGGCTGACCTGGTACCCGGTCACGATTACCAAGGAGGACGTGGGCTTTGGCGGCAAAGTCGTGATTGAGCTGGAGCGGCCGGCCGGGCAGCAGGGCTTGCACCTGTTTCAGGTGGGCAAAAATGCGGCGCTGTTTGGCAACATTCCGGGGCGCTCGGCCACCGACCGGCCTACGCTAAGCGGCGTGATTACCAGCGTGCGGCGTAATAAATTGCTACTCGCCACCACCAAGGAAGACCTGCCCGACTGGGTGAGCGAGGGCGGCAAGCTGGGCATCGACCTCACCTTCGATGAGGTGAGCTACCGCGAGATGGACTACGCGCTGGGTAAGGTAATGGGCGCCCACGGCGACCGCCTGGCCGACCTGCGCGACATCCTACTCGGGGCCAAGCCCGCCCGCTTCCGCGCCGAGAAGGCCGACGATATTTTCTACCCCAGCCCGCTCAACGAGAGCCAGCTGGCGGCCATCCGGCACGTGATGGCGGCGCAGGACGTGGCCATTATTCACGGCCCGCCCGGCACCGGCAAAACGACTACGCTGGTGCAGGCCATTCTGGAAACCATCCGGCGCGAGCGGCGCGTGCTTGTCTGCGCGCCCTCTAACACAGCCGTGGATTTGCTGACCGAAAAGCTGGCCGAGCGCGGCGTCAATGTCATTCGGATGGGTAACCCCTCGCGGGTATCGGACCTGCTGCTGGAGCACACCCTCGACGCCCAGGTGATGGCCCACAAGCGCTACGGCGAGCTGCGCTCGATGCGCCAGACCGCCGAGCAGTACCGCGAAGAAGCCAGCAAGCACACCCGGCAGTTTGGCTGGGAAGAGCGCGAGCAGCGCCGCTTATTGAAAGAAGAAGCGCGGGCGCTACACCAGGAAGCCGACGGCCTGGAGCGCTACATTACGGAGGACTTACTCGAACAGGTGCAGGTGATTACCTGCACGCTGGTGGGTGCCAGCAACCGCAATATTCGCCACCTCACCTACGAAACGGTGTTTATCGACGAGGCGGCCCAGGCGCTGGAGCCGGGCTGCTGGATTCCCATTGCCAAGGCGGGCCGGGTGGTGCTGGCCGGCGACCACCAGCAGTTGCCGCCCACCGTGAAGAGCGAAAAAGCCGCCAAGGAGGGCCTGCGCGAAACGCTGTTTGAGAAGTGCATTACGCGGCAGCCCGACGCCAGCCGCATGCTGACTGTGCAGTACCGCATGCACGAGCAGATTATGCAGTTCAGTTCCAAGCAGTTTTACGAGGGTAGGCTGGTGGCCGCGCCCACCGTGGCCCACAGCGGCCTCGATGCCTACGATATTCGCTTCGCGCCCGACCTGCCGGTGGAGTTTCTGGACACGGCCGGCTTTGGCTTTGAAGAGATTACCATCCCGGAGAGCCGCTCCACGGCCAACCCCGAGGAAGCCGACCTGCTGCTGCGCCGCCTGGCCCAGCTGCTGGAACCCTACGACGCGCCCGACCACGAAGCCGACCCGCTCAGCATCGGCGTGATTGCGCCCTACCGCGCCCAAATCAACTATTTGAAGGATGCGGTGGAGGAAAGCGACGAGCTGAGCGGCCTCCTGCTGCACCGCCAATTGAGCGTGGGCACCGTTGATTCCTTTCAGGGGCAGGAGCGCGACATTATCGCTATCAGCCTCACGCGCAGCAACTCGCACGGCGAAATCGGCTTCCTGTCCGATATCCGGCGCATGAACGTGGGCATGACGCGGGCGCGCAAAAAGCTGCTGCTCGTGGGCGACTCGTCCACGCTGGGCTCACACCCGTTTTACAAGGCCTTTCTGGCGTATGTGGAGGGGGTAGGCGGCTACCGCACGGCCTGGGAATTACAGGATTAA
- a CDS encoding carboxypeptidase-like regulatory domain-containing protein codes for MKTMLLLALVAGHVALAQKKPSPQVLRVQPNVLPARADSRLLAPPLAQMVLSGQVRRVDLLRSVPLPGAMVSVPLPTGPLHTRTDTNGKFSLTLSQANLAALPDSVAVVATAIGCNSQTIKLKKAVLATVFFRLRPTIYKMESAHIILPATGSRPSARRHSGTPVSQQAFWPPPQCSTLQRLSNRYFAQAHTLSDVDDILYNALSSATYDDLRYYAAPNGFVLITRVEQINDDGVALPGKERWSPDVPDSIGFSLVRYLKALFIPTVGHFRVIAFAVTDQPITTYRPAPQEDEARVWLQQGANELDPDVGALPYGRGYHCTALIYEFKQAAELTGSLDVSGALDATTHLTKSRIMAGLPKLTP; via the coding sequence ATGAAAACGATGCTACTGCTCGCGCTAGTGGCCGGGCACGTTGCCCTGGCCCAGAAAAAACCCAGCCCCCAAGTGCTGCGCGTGCAACCCAATGTGCTGCCCGCCCGCGCCGATAGCCGCCTGCTGGCCCCGCCGCTCGCCCAAATGGTGCTATCCGGCCAGGTGCGGCGCGTCGATTTGCTCCGCAGCGTGCCCTTGCCGGGCGCGATGGTATCGGTGCCGCTGCCCACTGGCCCGCTGCATACCCGAACGGATACGAACGGAAAATTCAGCTTAACCCTGTCGCAGGCCAACCTGGCTGCCCTGCCCGATAGCGTAGCCGTGGTAGCAACGGCCATCGGGTGCAACTCGCAGACTATCAAGCTAAAAAAGGCCGTCCTGGCCACTGTGTTTTTCCGTCTGCGACCGACAATTTATAAAATGGAATCGGCGCACATTATCCTGCCGGCTACTGGTTCCAGGCCCTCGGCCAGGCGCCACAGCGGCACTCCGGTCAGCCAGCAGGCTTTTTGGCCGCCGCCCCAGTGCTCAACGCTGCAAAGGCTGAGCAACCGGTATTTTGCCCAGGCCCACACGCTGAGCGACGTCGATGATATTCTGTATAATGCCCTGAGCTCGGCTACCTACGACGACCTGCGCTACTACGCCGCCCCCAACGGGTTTGTGCTGATAACCCGCGTGGAGCAAATTAATGACGACGGCGTGGCCCTACCCGGTAAGGAACGGTGGAGCCCCGATGTGCCCGATAGTATCGGGTTTTCCCTCGTCAGATACCTCAAAGCCCTGTTTATTCCGACCGTCGGTCATTTCCGCGTCATCGCCTTCGCGGTTACCGACCAGCCCATTACCACGTACCGGCCTGCTCCGCAGGAGGACGAGGCCCGCGTGTGGCTCCAGCAAGGGGCCAATGAGCTCGACCCCGACGTGGGCGCGCTGCCCTACGGCCGCGGCTACCACTGCACGGCCCTCATCTACGAGTTTAAACAAGCTGCCGAACTCACGGGCTCTTTGGATGTGTCGGGGGCGCTCGACGCTACCACGCACCTGACCAAGTCGCGGATTATGGCCGGCCTTCCCAAGCTAACTCCTTGA